The Culex quinquefasciatus strain JHB chromosome 2, VPISU_Cqui_1.0_pri_paternal, whole genome shotgun sequence genome contains the following window.
CCATTGGCGTACGGCCAAGCCGATGGCAGATAGGATGCCTGCGATGCGACGGCCAGCGTCGTGAACAGGAGTGCGATGAAGACCTGCAATTGGGACAACACTGTTAATTATTGCCATTTTCATTGGCCGGAATCGTTTAACTCACCTTCATTGTTACAGTTGGTTGACTTATTGTTGGTTCGGTACTTGATGAGCTGCAAGACgactgtgacttttttgaaacaatCCTACCGTTTTTATAGGCCAACGAATTTGTGTCCTTATGTGGTAGAGTTTCGAACAATCGTTTTTTGGCAAAGGATGTGATTTATGAATCATCTAGGAACTAGAAGTTCAAGTTCGAAATTTAATAACTTATTGAAATCGTATAAATGAAGAGCAAAACTGGTCGTTGACAACATTCGTAGGCCATCAATTGTAAGAGTCACTTTAGTGAAGAACATCAgcaacttcaaaaatgaaggtaatgttcagaaattcaaatatcagtAGGTAGCCCTTTACTAACACTCTTATTCCACAGATCTTCATTGCCCTTTTCGCCGTTGCTCTGGCCGTTGTCGCCGCTGAGCCATCGTACGTGACCTCGGTGCTTCCTCAAGCGGTTTCAGTTCCGGTGAGCACCTCTGTGTGGCCACCCTACGGAGTGTACGGAAAGGGACTGGCTCAGCGTTATGCACCCGTAGCCAGTTATCCAGGTTACTCTGCGGGAGTGTACGGAGGTCTGCCAGTCTACGATAACGCTTGGGGATACTCGACACCGGTTTTGGGCGCTTACGGAAACGCCAAGCTCATCGACAATGGACTGTGGAACTACGGTGGATACGGCTATGGACACACCAACATGTACTGGCTGTAAATTtcgagaataaaaaaatat
Protein-coding sequences here:
- the LOC119766458 gene encoding uncharacterized protein LOC119766458, with translation MKIFIALFAVALAVVAAEPSYVTSVLPQAVSVPVSTSVWPPYGVYGKGLAQRYAPVASYPGYSAGVYGGLPVYDNAWGYSTPVLGAYGNAKLIDNGLWNYGGYGYGHTNMYWL